The following proteins come from a genomic window of Streptomyces sp. GS7:
- a CDS encoding beta-ketoacyl-ACP synthase III, with protein MTGSRVLALGHYQPSRVLTNDELATMVETDDAWIRSRVGIRTRHIAAPDETVDAMAAAAAAKALAAGGLAARDIDLVLVATCTATDRSPNTAARVAARLGMAAPAAMDINVVCSGFTHALATADHAIQAGSAKNALVIGAEKFTDVVDWTDRSTCVLVGDGAAAAVVTAAPEPHISPVLWGSVPEMGGAVRIEGDPARFSQEGQTVYRWATTQLPAIARKVCDRAGVRPEDLAGVVLHQANLRIIEPVAERIGAVNAVVARDVVDSGNTSAASVPLALAKLVERRDVPAGAPVLLFAFGGNLSYAGQVISCP; from the coding sequence ATGACCGGGTCGCGTGTCCTGGCCCTCGGCCATTACCAGCCCTCCCGCGTGCTCACCAACGACGAACTCGCCACGATGGTGGAGACCGACGACGCCTGGATCCGCAGCCGCGTCGGCATCCGCACCCGGCACATCGCGGCGCCGGACGAGACCGTGGACGCGATGGCCGCGGCGGCCGCCGCCAAGGCCCTGGCCGCCGGCGGGCTCGCCGCCCGGGACATCGACCTCGTCCTGGTCGCCACCTGCACCGCCACCGACCGCAGCCCCAACACCGCGGCCCGGGTCGCCGCCCGCCTCGGCATGGCCGCCCCCGCCGCGATGGACATCAACGTCGTCTGCTCCGGCTTCACCCACGCCCTGGCCACCGCCGACCACGCCATCCAGGCCGGCTCGGCGAAGAACGCCCTGGTCATCGGCGCCGAGAAGTTCACCGACGTGGTCGACTGGACGGACCGCTCCACCTGCGTCCTGGTGGGCGACGGCGCCGCCGCGGCCGTCGTCACCGCCGCGCCGGAACCGCACATCAGCCCGGTGCTGTGGGGCTCGGTGCCCGAGATGGGCGGCGCGGTACGCATCGAGGGCGACCCGGCCCGCTTCTCCCAGGAGGGCCAGACCGTCTACCGCTGGGCCACCACCCAGCTCCCGGCCATCGCCCGCAAGGTCTGCGACCGCGCCGGCGTCCGCCCCGAGGACCTCGCCGGCGTCGTCCTCCACCAGGCGAACCTCCGGATCATCGAGCCGGTCGCCGAACGCATCGGCGCGGTCAACGCGGTGGTCGCCCGCGACGTCGTCGACTCCGGCAACACCTCCGCCGCCTCGGTCCCCCTGGCGCTCGCCAAACTGGTCGAGCGGCGCGACGTCCCCGCCGGCGCCCCCGTCCTCCTCTTCGCCTTCGGCGGCAACCTCTCGTACGCGGGCCAGGTCATCAGCTGCCCGTAA
- a CDS encoding helix-turn-helix transcriptional regulator, with product MSETSARLLNLLSLLQTPREWPGSELAERLRVTPRTIRRDIERLRELGYPVHATMGAEGGYRLAAGTAMPPLLLDDEEAVAIAVGLRSTAGHTIEGIEEASVRALAKLEQVLPSRLRRRVGTLGTATVPMPAGDGPTVDPEHLTVLAAAITNHERVRFHYLAGAGTRSRRLVEPHRLVAAGRRWYLVAYDNDRDDWRIFRMDRLSEPFATGVRTAPRELPAADAGAYVRERMRGLTAADGYRAVATVHGPADEVAARLGGPAAGTVEPLGDASCRWRSAPDALPWLAVRLAMAGHEFTVHEPPELVGYLRAMAGRVDRAVAPEETGNADAPG from the coding sequence ATGAGTGAGACATCGGCACGACTGCTGAATCTGCTGTCCCTGCTCCAGACCCCCCGCGAATGGCCCGGCAGCGAGCTGGCCGAGCGGCTGCGGGTCACCCCCCGGACCATCCGCCGCGACATCGAGCGGCTGCGCGAGCTGGGGTACCCGGTGCACGCCACGATGGGCGCGGAGGGCGGCTACCGGCTGGCCGCGGGCACCGCGATGCCGCCGCTGCTGCTGGACGACGAGGAGGCGGTGGCCATCGCGGTCGGCCTGCGCTCCACCGCCGGGCACACCATCGAGGGCATCGAGGAGGCGTCCGTACGGGCGCTGGCCAAACTGGAGCAGGTACTGCCGTCCCGGCTGCGGCGGCGGGTGGGCACGCTGGGCACGGCCACCGTCCCGATGCCGGCCGGGGACGGCCCGACCGTCGACCCGGAGCATCTGACGGTGCTGGCCGCGGCCATCACCAACCACGAGCGGGTGCGCTTCCACTACCTGGCGGGCGCGGGCACCCGCAGCAGGCGCCTGGTGGAGCCGCACCGGCTGGTCGCCGCGGGCCGGCGCTGGTACCTCGTCGCGTACGACAACGACCGCGACGACTGGCGGATCTTCCGCATGGACCGGCTGTCCGAGCCGTTCGCCACCGGCGTGCGGACCGCGCCGCGCGAGCTGCCCGCCGCCGACGCCGGGGCGTACGTCCGGGAGCGGATGCGCGGGCTGACGGCCGCGGACGGGTACCGGGCGGTGGCGACCGTCCACGGGCCGGCCGACGAGGTGGCCGCCCGGCTCGGCGGGCCGGCGGCGGGCACCGTCGAACCGCTCGGCGACGCGTCCTGCCGCTGGCGCAGCGCGCCCGACGCGCTGCCCTGGCTGGCGGTGCGGCTGGCCATGGCGGGCCATGAGTTCACGGTGCACGAGCCGCCGGAGCTGGTCGGGTACCTGCGGGCGATGGCCGGCCGGGTGGACCGCGCGGTGGCGCCGGAGGAGACCGGAAACGCGGACGCGCCGGGATGA
- a CDS encoding heavy metal translocating P-type ATPase — protein sequence MTTAVADHIELEIGGMTCASCAARIEKKLNRMEGVTATVNYATEKAQVALAPDSGVAAADLIATVEKTGYTAAVPEPPAPEPAAGEAGGDRAPDALAALRRRLLTALALSVPVVLMAMVPALQFTNWQWLSLTLAAPVVVHSAWPFHKAAWTNLRHGTATMDTLISLGTLAAFGWSLWALFFGTAGTPGMTHPFELTIARTDGSGSIYLEAAAGVTTFILAGRYFEARSKRKAGAALRALLELGAKDVALLRDGREVRVPVGELRAGDRFVVRPGEKIATDGRVVDGASAVDASMLTGESVPVEVSPGDTVTGATVNAGGRLVVEATRVGADTQLARMARLVEDAQNGKAAAQRLADRISAVFVPVVIALAVGTLGYWLGTGQGAVAAFTAAVAVLIIACPCALGLATPTALMVGTGRGAQLGILLKGPEVLESTRTVDTIVLDKTGTVTTGVMTLTGVHLAEGETREQILRLAGALEHSSEHPIARAIAGAAEAAEPSGTLPVPEDFAAVPGLGVQGVVDGHAVLVGRERLLNDRSLQLPPELAAAKNEAEAAGATAVAVGWDGAARAVLIVSDAVKPTSAEAVRRLRALGLSPVLLTGDNKAVAEAVAAEVGIDEVIAEVLPEDKVAVIARLQSEGRSVAMVGDGVNDAAALARADLGLAMGTGTDAAIEAGDLTLVRGDLRAAADAIRLARATLGTIRTNLFWAFGYNVAALPLAAAGLLNPMIAGAAMAFSSVFVVGNSLRLRRFRALA from the coding sequence ATGACCACCGCCGTCGCGGACCACATCGAGCTGGAGATCGGCGGCATGACCTGCGCCTCGTGCGCGGCCCGCATCGAGAAGAAGCTCAACCGCATGGAGGGGGTGACCGCCACCGTCAACTACGCCACCGAGAAGGCGCAGGTGGCGCTCGCGCCGGACAGCGGCGTGGCGGCCGCGGACCTGATCGCCACCGTGGAGAAGACCGGCTACACCGCCGCGGTCCCCGAACCGCCGGCCCCGGAGCCGGCCGCCGGGGAGGCCGGCGGCGACCGCGCCCCGGACGCCCTCGCCGCGCTCCGCCGGCGCCTGCTCACCGCCCTCGCGCTCTCCGTCCCCGTGGTCCTGATGGCGATGGTCCCGGCGCTCCAGTTCACCAACTGGCAGTGGCTGTCGCTGACCCTGGCCGCCCCGGTGGTGGTGCACTCGGCCTGGCCGTTCCACAAGGCCGCCTGGACCAATCTGCGGCACGGCACCGCCACGATGGACACCCTGATCTCCCTCGGCACCCTCGCCGCCTTCGGCTGGTCCCTCTGGGCGCTGTTCTTCGGCACCGCCGGCACGCCCGGCATGACCCACCCCTTCGAGCTGACCATCGCCCGCACCGACGGCAGCGGCTCGATCTACCTGGAGGCCGCGGCCGGCGTCACCACCTTCATCCTGGCCGGCCGCTACTTCGAGGCCCGCTCCAAGCGGAAGGCCGGCGCGGCCCTGCGGGCCCTGCTCGAACTGGGCGCCAAGGACGTCGCGCTGCTCCGCGACGGCCGGGAAGTGCGCGTCCCCGTCGGCGAGTTGCGCGCCGGCGACCGCTTCGTCGTACGCCCCGGGGAGAAGATCGCCACCGACGGCAGGGTCGTCGACGGCGCCTCCGCCGTGGACGCGTCGATGCTCACCGGTGAGTCCGTCCCCGTGGAGGTCTCCCCCGGCGACACCGTCACCGGCGCCACCGTCAACGCCGGCGGCCGGCTGGTCGTCGAGGCCACCCGGGTCGGCGCCGACACCCAGCTCGCCCGCATGGCGCGGCTCGTCGAGGACGCCCAGAACGGCAAGGCCGCCGCCCAGCGGCTCGCCGACCGGATCTCCGCGGTCTTCGTCCCCGTCGTCATCGCGCTCGCCGTCGGCACCCTCGGCTACTGGCTCGGCACCGGCCAGGGCGCGGTGGCCGCCTTCACCGCCGCCGTCGCCGTACTGATCATCGCCTGCCCGTGCGCCCTCGGCCTGGCGACCCCGACCGCGCTGATGGTCGGCACCGGCCGCGGCGCCCAGCTCGGCATCCTCCTCAAGGGCCCCGAGGTCCTGGAGTCCACCCGCACCGTCGACACCATCGTCCTGGACAAGACCGGCACCGTCACCACCGGCGTGATGACCCTGACCGGTGTCCACCTCGCCGAGGGCGAGACCCGGGAGCAGATCCTGCGGCTGGCCGGCGCGCTGGAGCACTCCTCCGAGCACCCCATCGCCCGCGCCATCGCCGGCGCCGCCGAGGCCGCCGAGCCGTCCGGCACCCTGCCGGTCCCCGAGGACTTCGCGGCCGTCCCCGGCCTGGGCGTCCAGGGCGTCGTCGACGGGCACGCCGTGCTGGTCGGCCGGGAGCGGCTGCTCAACGACCGGAGCCTGCAGCTGCCGCCCGAGCTGGCCGCCGCCAAGAACGAGGCCGAGGCGGCCGGCGCCACCGCGGTCGCCGTCGGCTGGGACGGCGCCGCCCGCGCCGTGCTGATCGTCTCCGACGCGGTCAAGCCCACCAGCGCCGAGGCCGTCCGCCGGCTGCGCGCCCTGGGCCTGTCGCCGGTCCTGCTCACCGGCGACAACAAGGCGGTCGCCGAGGCCGTCGCCGCGGAGGTCGGCATCGACGAGGTGATCGCCGAGGTCCTCCCCGAGGACAAGGTCGCGGTCATCGCGCGCCTCCAGTCCGAGGGCCGCTCGGTCGCCATGGTCGGCGACGGCGTCAACGACGCTGCGGCGCTGGCCCGCGCCGATCTCGGCCTGGCCATGGGCACCGGCACCGACGCCGCCATCGAGGCCGGCGACCTCACCCTCGTCCGCGGCGACCTGCGCGCCGCCGCCGACGCCATCCGCCTCGCCCGCGCCACCCTCGGCACCATCCGCACCAACCTCTTCTGGGCCTTCGGCTACAACGTCGCCGCCCTGCCGCTGGCCGCCGCCGGCCTGCTCAACCCGATGATCGCCGGCGCCGCGATGGCCTTCTCCTCGGTCTTCGTCGTCGGCAACAGCCTCCGGCTCCGCCGCTTCCGCGCCCTCGCCTGA
- a CDS encoding glutaminase, with product MDYQAVLEEVAAFARPFVGRGHVADYIPALERVSADRFGIAVADINGDVYGTGDWEVPFSVQSISKAFSLALVMAQSHGDDDIWKRVGREPSGTPFNSLVQLEWENGIPRNPFINAGALVVTDRLQTLTGDASTSMLEFLREESGNAELAFDQAVAGSEADHGDRNAALAHFMASFGNLENPVPSVIEHYFWQCSIEMSCRDLAVAGGFLARHGLRADGSRLLEAREAKRINAVMLTCGTYDAAGEFAYRVGLPAKSGVGGGIVAVVPGRCTLCVWSPALDARGNSVAGMAALDQFTTLTGWSVF from the coding sequence ATGGACTACCAGGCCGTACTTGAGGAGGTAGCGGCCTTTGCGAGGCCGTTCGTGGGGCGCGGGCACGTCGCCGACTACATTCCGGCGCTGGAGCGGGTGTCCGCGGACCGTTTCGGCATCGCGGTGGCGGACATCAACGGCGACGTGTACGGGACCGGTGACTGGGAGGTCCCGTTCTCCGTGCAGTCGATTTCCAAGGCGTTCTCGCTGGCGCTGGTGATGGCCCAGTCCCACGGTGACGACGACATCTGGAAGCGGGTGGGGCGGGAGCCTTCCGGGACGCCGTTCAACTCGCTGGTGCAGCTGGAATGGGAGAACGGGATCCCGCGCAATCCGTTCATCAACGCGGGGGCGCTGGTGGTGACGGACCGGTTGCAGACGCTGACCGGTGACGCGAGTACGTCGATGCTGGAGTTCCTGCGGGAGGAGAGCGGCAACGCGGAGCTGGCGTTCGACCAGGCCGTGGCCGGTTCCGAGGCGGACCACGGAGACCGGAACGCGGCGCTGGCGCACTTCATGGCGTCGTTCGGGAATCTGGAGAATCCCGTGCCGAGCGTCATCGAGCACTATTTCTGGCAGTGCTCGATCGAGATGAGCTGCCGGGATCTGGCGGTCGCCGGGGGCTTCCTGGCGCGGCACGGGCTGCGGGCCGACGGCAGCCGGCTGCTGGAGGCGCGCGAGGCCAAGCGCATCAACGCGGTGATGCTGACGTGCGGGACGTACGACGCGGCGGGGGAGTTCGCGTACCGCGTGGGGCTGCCGGCGAAGAGCGGTGTGGGCGGCGGAATCGTGGCGGTGGTGCCGGGGCGGTGCACGCTGTGCGTGTGGAGTCCCGCGCTGGACGCGCGCGGGAATTCCGTGGCGGGGATGGCCGCGCTGGACCAGTTCACGACGCTCACCGGGTGGTCGGTGTTCTAG
- a CDS encoding 1-aminocyclopropane-1-carboxylate deaminase/D-cysteine desulfhydrase: MTSPDPQALRPRLPSPLQEIDDEPFSRRGIRLLLKRDDLIHPALPGNKWRKLAPNLRAAAEAGDRALLTFGGAYSNHLWATAAAGRLLGFATIGVVRGDELAGAPLNPSLARCAADGMRLHFVDRTGYRRKTDPEFLAALHDRFGAFRVIPEGGSNSLAAQGCTELGRELRGAADTVAVACGTGGTLAGLAAGLAPGQRALGVPVLKGGRPHFLHETVAGLQRAAFGGPRGDWRLAEDFHFGGYARRTPELDAFADAFEERHDLPVERVYVAKLLFALTAMAGEGAFAPGTAVAAVVTGTP, from the coding sequence GTGACCAGCCCCGATCCCCAGGCCCTGCGCCCCCGCCTCCCCTCCCCCCTCCAGGAGATCGACGACGAGCCGTTCTCCCGCCGGGGCATACGCCTGCTCCTCAAGCGGGACGACCTCATCCATCCCGCGCTCCCGGGCAACAAGTGGCGCAAGCTCGCGCCCAACCTGCGGGCCGCGGCCGAGGCGGGCGACCGCGCGCTGCTCACCTTCGGCGGCGCGTACTCCAACCATCTGTGGGCCACCGCCGCCGCGGGCCGGCTCCTCGGCTTCGCCACCATCGGCGTGGTCCGCGGCGACGAGCTGGCCGGCGCCCCGCTCAACCCCTCGCTGGCGCGCTGCGCCGCCGACGGCATGCGGCTGCACTTCGTCGACCGCACCGGCTACCGCCGCAAGACCGACCCGGAGTTCCTCGCCGCGCTGCACGACCGCTTCGGCGCGTTCCGCGTCATACCGGAGGGCGGCAGCAACTCCCTTGCCGCACAGGGCTGTACGGAACTGGGCCGGGAGCTGCGCGGTGCGGCGGACACGGTCGCGGTGGCCTGCGGCACGGGCGGCACCCTCGCCGGACTCGCCGCCGGCCTCGCCCCCGGCCAGCGCGCCCTCGGCGTCCCGGTCCTCAAGGGCGGCCGGCCGCACTTCCTCCATGAGACGGTCGCCGGGCTCCAGCGCGCGGCCTTCGGCGGCCCGCGCGGCGACTGGCGGCTGGCGGAGGACTTCCACTTCGGCGGCTACGCCCGCCGCACCCCCGAGCTGGACGCCTTCGCCGACGCCTTCGAGGAGCGCCACGACCTGCCCGTGGAGCGGGTCTACGTCGCCAAGCTGCTGTTCGCGCTGACGGCGATGGCCGGGGAGGGCGCCTTCGCCCCCGGCACCGCGGTCGCCGCGGTCGTCACGGGCACGCCGTAA